The genomic window GCCATTCATTTGCATATGCCAAATCAAGTCATTTACTTGATGTAAATATGGTGTATCTTGTCAACAACACAGTCATAGGTTTGCAAAGGATAAATAGGGTTGTTTTCTTCTTGATAAATAACGGTTAGAGGTTTGAAAGGCTTTCCCAAGACTTAAACACAACAATCACTTACAATATTCCATACAGAGCACTTTTTTTATGGTATAAAACTTTAGGAGTTACAGTCACAGGGTTTAGACCTACCAGCAAATCACTTTCCATGATTCCCTTCAGAAAAGTTAACAGAATTAGCCTGGTATCTGGACATGTCTATGGTCAGACATCCTGATCGAATCTACTGAAACATAGCCTAAAATCAGCCGTTTTCCCTACTTCATTTAAAAAGACTTGATTCCTTGTATCATTCTTAAACGGAATTAAACCACTTTTCTACCACAATGTGACGCATGCAGAGACATTTCATTATATCTTTTAAATTACAGTCAATTCCAACATTATAAACATTATCATACTTTTAATTTGTCAGACTCTGAATTTAATTTTAATTCAGTCCTTAGTTTGTGCTACATGATCAAATCCCACTTGGGTCATGATTATTCACTTGAAATAGCAAATCACAATAAAAAAAGGCCTCTTTGAATAATGTTTTCTTAATACTTACTGCATTGAGCACATGGCCAGGTGtacttaaaatacatgtatggcttTCTTTCCAATGTAAAATAGTCTGAATTGAAATTGGAATGGAAGGTAGGGCACTGCTTATACAGCATGTTGAATCTGAGGCCCAGTACTGCGAGATAACTTCAGTGTTAAGTTGATGTGTAGAAATACTAGATGGGGACCAAGAGTAACAATTTAGAAGCTACTAAGGGAAGATTCGATTTTACTTTTGGATACTCTCAAAAAGGGTTTGAAAATTATTGGTTACATACAATATATCTTTTGTTCTCAGTGGTTTTATCAAGacagatctacatgtaaactatctgtcattttttgataGATTTGACTAATTTTCACTTCATAAGGCTCTTATTCATATTCCCTTTGCATCATTGCATCCTTTCTCTTCAACTTCAATTCATAATCGTCATATCTTCTTATGGAAatcttttgtacattttctttaaatacaAATACCACAGGAATTAATTACATCTCATGCAAGGACAAAGGCATAGGTGGCTCAATTTAACTTAAATATTAGGAACCTTATAATTTACCATAAAATTAGCGCATGGTATACCGTCACTAAAAATCACCGGTTTTGCATTTACACTTTCTTAGTTACAGTTCAGAATAAATATTGTGTTAAGCAGGTTACCTTCAATTGAACACTAAGCAAACTTAGTGATGGCAAAGGAAACGTACAAGTCCTGATTTTCTTAGTTACCATTCCCACAGAGTTTAAGACAACAAATGCTACGACTGAAAGAGGTATATGGGGATGTCCTACTTTCATAGAATAAGGTTATTAACAAATTCCCTAGTATctgtaattgttttgtttttgttccaaACATTTTACACAGAAGGCCTTTGAATTGAGACAAACACTTGGAATTGACGAGTACATTAAGATATCAGAGGGTAAAAATGTTATTGCCGATGTGCCTTATTGCAAgtgtcttgttttttattttcaggAAAACATTTACTGCCTTTATTTTAGCATTGGGCTGTtcaaaggtacaaatgtatgagGGCTGAATTTTGTGTTCTCTTCCTGTTCAACACTTTATATACAAACATCTGGCCAGGCACTACAAAGAAAGTATACAAAGCATTCCATAAGGAAGTAGAAGTCTATGTCattccagtttttttttctttctgctggggtggggtggggggggggctgttgttgtctacaattAACCAGAGAAAGTGTCTGAGTATAGCAGAATCTATGTAGGCTTTTCTTTTACCCCTTGAAGCTTATAGAAGTTTCATGTATGAAAAGGTTCTTCTGTTTTTAGTATCTGTCTAAAGTACTGTACTTTAACATGTAGGTGGGACAAGGAAGGCTGAGGTTCCTGGAAGAATACTTAAAGACGATCCTAAGACTACAACAGAATTAAATGTTCGACTTATTCATTTAGCCATTGCTCGTGATTCTTAAATCTTATCTCTGTGCCAGTCCTAACACATTAATTGTCTACTCACAGACAGAACACATGGGTCATGAGGGAACCACATGCTGGTTACAAGGAGAGTACAGAAAACTgtctacaggtacatgtacaggtggtgcaggtgtgttggcttgtgctgctgCCTCCAGGTGACGTGGGCCCCTCCCGGTGACGTGGGCCCCTCCCGACGACGCGGGCCCCGCCCACGGGGATTATACCACCGTTCCGCCCGTGGAGTGTGTGGAAGAGGTCTGACTTAGACCCTGTAGGGCAAAACACACAAGGACACATGACATAACTTCAATGTCGAGCACAACATTTGTAAAGTAAAAGACCTCCTAATCAcagtaaaataaaacaaagaaaactaaaGTGGTACAGCCACATGTCACAGCCATCAAGACTAGCTAAAACTATAGTGCAAGGTACCGTCCAGGGTGGAAGAAAGATGGGTAGACAACATAAgagatgggaggatgatatcaCAGAATGGACGAGCATCTACATTGTAAATCATGAAACattaagaagaacagaaaactgAGAAGAGTTAGTTGACAGATCTTCCGTGGTGCTCCAACTGTCAACTAGTTAGACTAAGGGAGAGCTAATATGAGACGAGGGACAGTGAATACTGTTGGGTTGGAAAATCAAACTAGCCACAACATGGCAATTTAACGATACATGCAACTTTTATTCTAAAAACCCCTGTGAATAATAACAGAGACACTAAACCTGTATtaatgtttttgcttgcctTCTAGCTTTCTGAATCCCGTTACTGCTAAAAACAGCCCGTACCAATAATTGAAGGTGTTGTAAAGCGTGTGCCCTCTATGGCTATGTTTTCTCATGTGTGATAAGGGAAAGTTATTGTATTTGGTCAAAAAGAACACATTGCAAAAAGAACATTCTACATTCCTGAAAGTTACGACCATCATATTGTGGTTATGCATTTCAGAGGGTTAAAGATAAATACACTGCGTGATGTGTCACTGCAGAAACAaatctaaactgtacatgtagtacatgcaGTTGTACATGCAGTTGAATTTATGGCAAATACAGCCTGCAAGAGGGGGATACTTCATGCCAGATTCCCATTTACATCATGACATACCAATGTATAAAGGGCTCAAGAAACATATACAAGGCCAAAGAGCGTCGATGGAATAAAACATGAGGATTTTTCTTCACTTTCTGGCAGAGGATGTACAGTAGGTATAACTAAGGAGGGCAGGATGCACACATCAATAAGTCGGCAATGCGTTTGTGGGTCCTAGCTTGGATGCACAGTGTTAGCTGCACAAAATAAGCATGAAATTTGACATTTCACATCCTGTCTCCTTTACGATGAAGTTGTGTTTTTCTCTGAtacctttttttctgtctctgTGACGTTTAATCTTCaacctgctaaggtagccgaaTTTGTATTGGCTATGGGGTTaagtagcagggagaaggtaaaaaaaatgttaagaatGTTTACTAAGTGaacatcacatacatgtaataagtaGAAAACTGTCATACATTGCAGACACCCACCACTTTGCCTGGCCTGGCCCACGTGCAGACGAACCCCTCTTGACATCCCGTTACTATGCAGTCCTCCCTAAACACAAGGGCTGTAAGTCTCTCCTGTGCTATCTTCTTACACACCAAAGGTTCTAATAGAGGCACCTCGTCCAGTTTAGGACAGCAGGGGGTGCCCAGCCTGGCATAGTCTTCCAACATTTTGGAGTGAGCGTTGTGACCTTTGCTTATCGAGTTCAACTTGTCGCTGCTCTTACTAGACAGACTGTAATTCCTCTTGTGTTCGTGCTTCTCGTGTTTGTCTCTCCTGTCCCCGAGAGTCAATGTCGCGAACTTGCTGGTGATTCCGGAGGCTATGGAGCCGTCTGTCAAGCTCTTCTCCTTGGCGTTCGGGGCCGACCCTGTGGAGTGGACTGCATTGTGAGGGAGGCTGTTGCACCTGGGCATGGTGGCACTGCCCGAGGGCAGCGGGAGGGAGTTTGTGAGGTTCGTGTGAGTCCGTGCTCTTGTCAAAGGCTGCTGCGGGTACAAGACGTCCTCCGTCAAATCCCATATGCAGAGCTGGGTGTCTTGGCCGACCGACCCGAACCGGTATGTCGTCACGTTGCTGGTATCCGCGTTGCAGATGGACGCTCGGGAGTGACTACTGTTCGCCCGCTCCCTCATGGAGCCGGGGTTGGagccgggattagatcccgggttgTTTCTACTCGTCGTCGTCTGCGTGTCGTCGCCTTCGTCGTCGCTCCCACTGAAATCCCCCGCCTCCCCCTCCACCACCATCGTGGTGAAGGGGTCGAACGCGACCACGCTGACCCAGGATTTGTGTCCGTGCCCCCTGGCCACTACTCTTTTCTCTGCAAACGACCAGACAGTCACTAGGTCATCCTCGCCCCCTACTGCCACCAGCTTACCATCGGGGCTCCAACATATACACAGCAGTCCTCCGAAATAACTCTTCATCATGCCCTTCAACTCCATTTGGTCGAAATCTATAACCCTAAGGAAACCGTCCTGGCTCACGCAGGCGATGTGCTTATTGTCCGGGGAGAACGAGAACTCGTTCAGCGCGCCGTCGCCCACGACCCATCTGAAGATGGGGTTCCGCGTGGACTTGGACTTGCAGGTCCAGACGGAGAAGCCCTCCCCCTGCTTGAGCAGCTGGTAGTGGGGTGCAGTGGTGCCGCAGGGGTGCTCctcgttgtacatgtacatctgaccGCTGGCGTGGGACACCAGGAACATGTTTTCTGTCCCGGGAACCCACTTTATACACGTTACCCTGCTCTTGTCTATTAGTCTCTGTAGAACACAAGGGAAAAATAGTCTGTGTCAGTGGAAGGCAAGAAGTTTTGATAAACATATATTAACAGTATGAGTACACTACAGAACTGGAGGCATACACAGAGCAACTATCTTCCATCTAATGATAATACGCTTCTGTACAATACTATCTTTGTTGGTATTTATCCAataatgctgttttttttactttgggcTATTTTGGTTTCTAATCTCTGTCAATAGCTGCTTGCCTGTGATAAACAAGTTCAATCTGAGTTCTTACATCAAAAG from Branchiostoma lanceolatum isolate klBraLanc5 chromosome 4, klBraLanc5.hap2, whole genome shotgun sequence includes these protein-coding regions:
- the LOC136432483 gene encoding WD repeat-containing protein 20-like isoform X2 → MAAEGGGKENELKTQFTTREGTYKLLTLSEYSRPNRVPYNAQGCHPVRVSFINVSGEKDGSGDRICFNVGRELYFYPYKGVRKAADLTKPVDKRVYKGTLPTCHDFNQLTCTSDSVSLLVGFSAGQVQLIDPIKKETSKLFNEERLIDKSRVTCIKWVPGTENMFLVSHASGQMYMYNEEHPCGTTAPHYQLLKQGEGFSVWTCKSKSTRNPIFRWVVGDGALNEFSFSPDNKHIACVSQDGFLRVIDFDQMELKGMMKSYFGGLLCICWSPDGKLVAVGGEDDLVTVWSFAEKRVVARGHGHKSWVSVVAFDPFTTMVVEGEAGDFSGSDDEGDDTQTTTSRNNPGSNPGSNPGSMRERANSSHSRASICNADTSNVTTYRFGSVGQDTQLCIWDLTEDVLYPQQPLTRARTHTNLTNSLPLPSGSATMPRCNSLPHNAVHSTGSAPNAKEKSLTDGSIASGITSKFATLTLGDRRDKHEKHEHKRNYSLSSKSSDKLNSISKGHNAHSKMLEDYARLGTPCCPKLDEVPLLEPLVCKKIAQERLTALVFREDCIVTGCQEGFVCTWARPGKVGLSQTSSTHSTGGTVV
- the LOC136432483 gene encoding WD repeat-containing protein 20-like isoform X1, producing MAAEGGGKENELKTQFTTREGTYKLLTLSEYSRPNRVPYNAQGCHPVRVSFINVSGEKDGSGDRICFNVGRELYFYPYKGVRKAADLTKPVDKRVYKGTLPTCHDFNQLTCTSDSVSLLVGFSAGQVQLIDPIKKETSKLFNEERLIDKSRVTCIKWVPGTENMFLVSHASGQMYMYNEEHPCGTTAPHYQLLKQGEGFSVWTCKSKSTRNPIFRWVVGDGALNEFSFSPDNKHIACVSQDGFLRVIDFDQMELKGMMKSYFGGLLCICWSPDGKLVAVGGEDDLVTVWSFAEKRVVARGHGHKSWVSVVAFDPFTTMVVEGEAGDFSGSDDEGDDTQTTTSRNNPGSNPGSNPGSMRERANSSHSRASICNADTSNVTTYRFGSVGQDTQLCIWDLTEDVLYPQQPLTRARTHTNLTNSLPLPSGSATMPRCNSLPHNAVHSTGSAPNAKEKSLTDGSIASGITSKFATLTLGDRRDKHEKHEHKRNYSLSSKSSDKLNSISKGHNAHSKMLEDYARLGTPCCPKLDEVPLLEPLVCKKIAQERLTALVFREDCIVTGCQEGFVCTWARPGKVVGVCNGLSQTSSTHSTGGTVV